In the Kitasatospora terrestris genome, one interval contains:
- a CDS encoding sensor histidine kinase KdpD, translated as MADTARGRLRIFLGAAPGVGKTYAMLSEAHRRRSRGADVVVGFVEHHDRALTAGLLDGLEAVPRKAMRHRGAEFTEMDLDAVLARRPAVALVDELAHTNVPGSRNAKRWQDVEELLAAGIDVVSTVNIQHLESLGDVVEGITGIRQRETVPDEVVRRAEQVELVDMDPQALRRRLAHGNVYAPDKVDAALAHYFRPGNLTALRELALLWTADRVDEYLQRYRAEQGIKGTWQARERIVVGLTGGPEGATLVRRAARIAARASGGELLAVHIARSDGLAGSSSQALIEQRVLVESLGGSFHTVLGEEPAAGLLDFARGVNATQIVLGTSRRKVRHYLSGPGVGHTVIRDCGDIDVHMVTHEQAARGLGRIPIRKVTDLGRTRTVAGWLIGVAGPVLLALLLTHYRGVGLPTDMLLFLSLTVCAALVGGLFPAIGSALAGSATLNYFFAPPLHTFTIAEPENIAAVAIFCAVGIAVATVVDTAARRSQQAARSQAEAQTLSVLAGTVLRGAPDGEGMLAALLDQVRETFQEESVALLERRHEFDPWHPLAVSGPHPPEHPDDGQAAVPAGSTLALVLTGRVLPAADRRLLGAFAAQAAVLVEHRRLADEAAAARREAEGNRIRTALLAAVSHDLRTPLAGIKAAVTSLRAVDVEWDEEDEAELLAGIESGADRLDHLINNLLDMSRLQTGTVTPLIRPTDLDEVVPYALGGVAAGAVTVDVPESLPMVLADAGLLERSLGNLVENAVKYSPPGSPVLVKADLLRTPGGGARVELRIVDRGPGVPEDARERIFAPFQRYGDAPRGAGVGLGLAVARGFAEAMDGTVTAEDTPGGGLTMVVSLPVDGLSDSPGLPDSPGLPDSPGLPDRAGPAGLPDPVGPSDRPSDIDRERKADPV; from the coding sequence ATGGCGGACACGGCGCGCGGCAGGCTGCGCATCTTCCTCGGGGCGGCTCCCGGCGTCGGCAAGACGTACGCGATGCTCTCCGAGGCGCACCGCCGCCGCTCGCGCGGCGCCGACGTGGTGGTCGGCTTCGTGGAGCACCACGACCGGGCGCTGACCGCCGGGCTGCTGGACGGGCTGGAGGCCGTGCCGCGCAAGGCGATGCGGCACCGCGGTGCCGAGTTCACCGAGATGGACCTGGACGCGGTGCTGGCTCGCCGGCCCGCGGTGGCGCTGGTCGACGAGCTGGCGCACACCAACGTGCCGGGCAGCCGGAACGCCAAGCGCTGGCAGGACGTCGAGGAGCTGCTGGCGGCCGGGATCGACGTGGTCTCCACGGTGAACATCCAGCACCTGGAGTCGCTGGGCGACGTGGTCGAGGGGATCACCGGCATCCGGCAGCGCGAGACGGTGCCGGACGAGGTGGTGCGCCGGGCCGAGCAGGTCGAGCTGGTCGACATGGACCCGCAGGCGCTGCGCCGACGGCTGGCGCACGGCAACGTGTACGCGCCGGACAAGGTCGACGCGGCGCTCGCCCACTACTTCCGGCCGGGGAACCTGACGGCGCTGCGCGAGCTGGCGCTGCTGTGGACGGCGGACCGGGTCGACGAGTACCTGCAGCGCTACCGGGCCGAGCAGGGCATCAAGGGGACCTGGCAGGCGCGGGAGCGGATCGTGGTGGGCCTGACCGGCGGGCCGGAGGGCGCGACGCTGGTCCGCCGCGCCGCGCGGATCGCCGCCCGGGCGTCCGGCGGTGAGCTGCTGGCGGTGCACATCGCGCGGTCGGACGGGCTGGCCGGGTCGTCCTCGCAGGCGCTGATCGAGCAGCGGGTGCTGGTGGAGAGCCTCGGCGGGTCGTTCCACACGGTGCTGGGAGAGGAGCCGGCGGCCGGACTGCTGGACTTCGCGCGGGGCGTGAACGCGACGCAGATCGTGCTGGGCACCAGCCGGCGGAAGGTGCGGCACTACCTGTCCGGCCCGGGGGTCGGGCACACGGTGATCCGGGACTGCGGGGACATCGACGTCCACATGGTCACCCACGAGCAGGCGGCCCGCGGCCTGGGCCGGATCCCGATCCGGAAGGTCACCGACCTGGGCCGGACCCGGACGGTGGCGGGCTGGCTGATCGGGGTGGCCGGGCCGGTGCTGCTGGCGCTGCTGCTCACCCACTACCGCGGGGTGGGGCTGCCCACCGACATGCTGCTCTTCCTGTCGCTGACGGTGTGCGCGGCGCTGGTCGGCGGGCTGTTCCCGGCGATCGGGTCGGCGCTGGCCGGGTCGGCGACCCTCAACTACTTCTTCGCGCCGCCGCTGCACACCTTCACCATCGCCGAGCCGGAGAACATCGCCGCGGTGGCGATCTTCTGCGCGGTCGGCATCGCCGTCGCCACGGTGGTCGACACGGCCGCCCGGCGCAGCCAGCAGGCGGCCCGCAGCCAGGCCGAGGCGCAGACCCTGAGCGTGCTGGCCGGCACGGTGCTGCGCGGCGCCCCGGACGGGGAGGGGATGCTGGCCGCGCTGCTGGACCAGGTCCGGGAGACCTTCCAGGAGGAGTCGGTGGCGCTGCTGGAGCGGCGGCACGAGTTCGACCCGTGGCACCCGCTCGCGGTGAGCGGCCCGCACCCGCCGGAGCACCCGGACGACGGGCAGGCGGCGGTCCCGGCCGGGTCGACGCTGGCCCTGGTGCTGACCGGGCGGGTGCTGCCGGCCGCGGACCGGCGGCTGCTCGGGGCGTTCGCCGCGCAGGCCGCAGTGCTGGTCGAGCACCGGCGGCTCGCCGACGAGGCGGCCGCGGCCCGGCGCGAGGCCGAGGGCAACCGGATCCGCACCGCGCTGCTGGCCGCCGTCTCGCACGACCTGCGGACCCCGCTCGCGGGCATCAAGGCCGCCGTCACCTCGCTGCGCGCGGTGGACGTGGAGTGGGACGAGGAGGACGAGGCGGAGCTGCTGGCCGGGATCGAGTCCGGCGCCGACCGCCTCGACCACCTGATCAACAACCTGCTGGACATGAGCCGGCTGCAGACCGGCACGGTCACCCCGCTGATCCGGCCCACCGACCTGGACGAGGTGGTGCCGTACGCGCTCGGCGGGGTGGCCGCCGGGGCGGTCACGGTCGACGTGCCGGAGAGCCTGCCGATGGTGCTGGCCGACGCCGGGCTGCTGGAGCGCTCGCTCGGCAACCTGGTGGAGAACGCGGTGAAGTACAGCCCGCCCGGCTCGCCGGTGCTGGTCAAGGCCGACCTGCTGCGCACGCCGGGCGGCGGCGCCCGGGTGGAGCTGCGGATCGTGGACCGCGGCCCCGGTGTTCCGGAGGACGCCCGGGAGCGGATCTTCGCGCCGTTCCAGCGGTACGGCGACGCGCCGCGCGGTGCCGGGGTGGGACTGGGCCTGGCGGTGGCGCGTGGTTTCGCCGAGGCGATGGACGGCACCGTGACCGCCGAGGACACCCCGGGCGGCGGCCTGACCATGGTGGTCTCGCTGCCGGTCGACGGCCTTTCCGACTCGCCCGGTCTCCCCGACTCGCCCGGCCTCCCCGACTCGCCCGGCCTCCCCGACCGGGCCGGCCCCGCCGGTCTTCCCGACCCCGTCGGCCCTTCCGACCGCCCGTCCGACATCGACCGAGAGCGAAAGGCGGATCCCGTATGA
- a CDS encoding response regulator — protein sequence MTRVLVVDDEPQIVRALVINLKARKYEVDSAHDGAGALELAAARHPDVVVLDLGLPDMDGVDVIRGLRGWTRVPIIVLSARHASDEKVEALDAGADDYVTKPFGMDELLARMRAAVRRAEPVAGEDGSVVATETFTVDLAAKKVNRDGADIRLTPTEWHLLEVLVRNAGRLVGQTQLLQEVWGPAYRKETNYLRVYLAQLRRKLEADPSHPRHFITEPGMGYRFEP from the coding sequence ATGACCCGGGTCCTCGTCGTGGACGACGAACCGCAGATCGTCCGCGCCCTGGTGATCAACCTCAAGGCCCGCAAGTACGAGGTCGACTCCGCCCACGACGGTGCGGGCGCGCTGGAGCTGGCGGCCGCCCGCCACCCCGACGTGGTGGTGCTCGACCTGGGCCTGCCCGACATGGACGGCGTGGACGTGATCCGCGGCCTGCGCGGCTGGACCCGGGTGCCGATCATCGTGCTGTCGGCCCGGCACGCCTCCGACGAGAAGGTCGAGGCGCTGGACGCGGGCGCCGACGACTACGTCACCAAGCCGTTCGGGATGGACGAGCTGCTCGCCCGGATGCGGGCGGCGGTCCGTCGGGCGGAGCCGGTGGCCGGCGAGGACGGCTCGGTGGTGGCCACCGAGACCTTCACCGTCGACCTGGCGGCGAAGAAGGTCAACCGGGACGGCGCGGACATCCGCCTCACTCCGACCGAGTGGCACCTGCTGGAGGTCCTGGTCCGCAACGCCGGCCGGCTGGTCGGCCAGACCCAGCTGCTCCAGGAGGTCTGGGGGCCCGCGTACCGCAAGGAGACCAACTACCTGCGGGTCTACCTCGCGCAGCTGCGCCGCAAGCTGGAGGCGGACCCCTCGCACCCGCGGCACTTCATCACCGAGCCGGGCATGGGCTACCGCTTCGAGCCGTGA
- a CDS encoding GOLPH3/VPS74 family protein — MSRGLHLDTYLLAFDTRAQSLEDRTRAGFLVRAAALAELAERGAVVEGGAGRVEVVSAEATDDRVLDGVLAELAGRPRRWKSWIRRGRDETLEAVEQRLAMLGVVTMADRDPYGPVVAQRAVAMVDPREALDLQVRVAEVARGGSPVDGVGFGDAVLVALAAHGRVRLVLSGKERKANAERIAAFTERVGERAPGLAKAVGGLGLTMVAAQGGMGGS; from the coding sequence ATGAGCCGTGGACTGCATCTGGACACGTACTTGCTGGCCTTCGACACCCGGGCCCAGTCGTTGGAGGACCGCACCCGGGCCGGCTTCCTGGTGCGGGCTGCCGCGTTGGCGGAGCTTGCGGAGCGGGGTGCGGTGGTCGAGGGCGGGGCGGGACGCGTGGAGGTGGTGTCCGCCGAGGCGACCGATGACCGGGTGTTGGACGGGGTACTGGCGGAGTTGGCCGGTCGGCCGCGGCGGTGGAAGTCGTGGATCCGGCGCGGGCGGGACGAGACGCTGGAGGCGGTCGAGCAACGGTTGGCGATGCTCGGCGTGGTGACCATGGCGGACCGTGATCCGTACGGGCCGGTGGTGGCGCAGCGGGCGGTGGCGATGGTGGACCCACGGGAGGCGCTGGATCTCCAGGTACGGGTGGCCGAGGTGGCGCGTGGGGGGTCACCGGTCGACGGGGTGGGGTTCGGGGATGCGGTGCTGGTGGCGCTGGCTGCGCACGGCCGGGTGCGGTTGGTGCTGTCCGGGAAGGAGCGGAAGGCCAACGCCGAGCGGATCGCGGCGTTCACGGAGCGGGTCGGCGAGCGGGCGCCGGGCCTGGCGAAGGCGGTCGGTGGGCTCGGCCTGACGATGGTGGCCGCCCAGGGCGGGATGGGCGGAAGCTGA